In the genome of Juglans microcarpa x Juglans regia isolate MS1-56 chromosome 6S, Jm3101_v1.0, whole genome shotgun sequence, the window cgtacatggccaagcactcacactacgcaacgagcgatgcccagttccgtgcccagcgcgtacgtggccagacatcctctagtcctcgccagcagaaggaccacggagtcggcacgagaccatctcgtccgaacccattgtcgcccggcgacaatccaggggacgttactcagtatattccgctcccgagtaaccagaggagctccaccgagttaatgccccatctcggcttggggtcgtgatacacacgcaccaaaaatattaacacacaaaatcatagcttttcaaagcacatcaacatgaatgcaatacacgaaaacccagttttctttttacaaacatgatcatgcatgaaatgatgaaatgcacatgtaccaacacaacatccaaaccaacaaataccaatccaatcaaatccaaccaaacaactccaatcacaaatccatccaacccccgaactcctcggactcagtccggcatgccaaaaaaacacagtgaaatgggttagtgcaaaaatacatttaaattacgaaaattctttggagaaatacttacagtgcaatataataattttccgaggatcgcgaagttgaaaaaggcgacgtttgagcaacaccacagtgtaaaatacactgtggccgtgggtcacaattaccaacttttcaacgaggacaaacgaagacccaagattgatagggtagggcctagggaggtcggtgaagctagtggtggtggtggtttgccgtgggtggcggcgcaaggagtggttttaggccaaaaaagtgcaaatcggagatggacttggtggggcttcaccggtgacggatcggagctggggttgggtccaatgggttgccaagaggccggggatgaagtggtaggaagatggtggccggaggtggcgcgacggcggcgaaatggaggaaagtgtgccgcggcgtcgtgggtttcgtgggcttcgtggaggctaacggcagcacgaacggcggtgatattggtggggtaggacggccggcggctggggagtctaatgggctgggcggtgacgaccaccgccggcggacggcggcgctgggagtggacgatggaacgggcggaggagaggagaggagagagagagatcgcgagggagaggaaaaaaataaggagaaaaagaaaaaagaggaaaagaaaaggagaggaaagaaaaagagggaaaaagaaatgaggtccaatcctcataacttgggtcacaaaaatgatccaacggaaacgattttaaaaccacaagttaaataaaataatttaaacgtaatggtaaagtcaaattgaaataattaaatcccacggtaattaatttaaatattaaaagtaatttaaatgcataataataaataaatatttggaaagcacataaaaataattttcaccaaataaaaatcatagaaataaactcactaaaatccgaccaattttaaaataagagaaattattttaattacataaaaataattccttcagtaaaaatacactaaaatacggggtgttacatcctcccccccttaaaaaaaatttcgtccacgaaattggcaaggtcaaatattgcaccaagacaagatcaagattcaaccaagagaatacttagaacataccgtcaaaatcaatcaaacaagtatggatattgctccctcatgtcggcctctctctcccaagagaaatcttgagccaacggatcagcccatgccactttcaccataggtattaccttggaccttaactcttgctctttccaatctacgatctgggtcggggcaacttcataagtaaggttgggccgcagttgaatgcgttcgggatccacaaaacgtggctcttgctgtccaaaactcctcttcaatgaggacacatgaaacacgtcatgaacatctccaaaataatctggcaaggcaactctataagcaacaagcccaaccttctctacgatctgaaaagggccaatatatcttagactaagctttcctttcttaccaaagcgcttaacgcctttcataggagagactttaagataaacccaatctccttcttcaaaggataagtctcttcttcttgtatctgcgtaacttttctggcgactttgcgcttcagtcatcttcttcctgataagctgaacttgatccttcatttcttgaattaactcaggcccaagcaatttgttctcgccaacttcatcccaacataaaggcgatctgcacttccgtccatataaggcttcatacggggccatctggatggaggaatgaaaactgttattataagagaactcaataagtggtaagtgattctcccaacttccctggaattccatgacacaagaccgcaacatatcctccagagtctgaatagtacgctctgattggccgtctgtttgggggtgatacgccgaactaaacttcaatttagtgcctaatgccgcctgcaaactcttccagaaatgggacgtgaatcgcgggtcccgatctgacacaatactcttgggtattccatgcaaacgcactatctccttgacatataaccgagtcaacttacccaacgagtcagtatcattaacaggcaagaaatgggcactcttggtcaaccgatccacaatcacccaaatggaattcttcccactaggagtccttggcaaccctaccacaaaatccatagaaatatcatcccacttccattccggaatagggagaggttggagtctaccagcaggtctctgatgttcagccttcacctgtcggcatgtgtcacatttctcaataaacagggcgatgtctgacttcattccttcccaccagaaattcttctttaaatccctatacatctttgtgcttcctggatgaaccgaataaggagctgcatgagcttctgctaaaattcgctctttaaattcagagtctcggggaatcactctacgattccgaaacctaagaatgccatccttatccaagctgtaatgcaagggtcctctagactttctgactcttttcctgatagccaacagattagggtcctttctttgaagagtctttaattcatcaaaatccactactcggacatccaagactgaagacaataattcttcttgctgtgaactctcgataagaagtctcctcattccacaaaggagagagtccacatctgaagattccgcttcatccacttgttgtgacttcctactcaaggcatcagcgactaaatttgcctttcctggatgatacttgatttcacactgatagtcgctaattagctctaaccaccgtctctgcctcatgtttagattcttctgagtaaacagatgcttcaaactcttgtgatcagtataaacttcacaggcttcgccatacagataatgccgccagatcttaagcgcaaaaactattgccgccaactccaaatcatgcgtgggataattcctttcatgaatcttcagctgacgagatgcataagcaacaacccgtccctcttgcataagaacgcatcccaacccgaatttggatgcatcactgaaaatcacaaatggcttgtgtggctccggaagtgccaaaataggtaccgttgtcaatcttctcttcaactcttgaaaacttctctcacatttgtcagaccatacaaactcagtattcttcctagtcaaggcagtgagaggtcctgatagccgagaaaaaccttccacaaatcttcgatagtaaccggcaagtcccaagaaacttcgtatctcacgaactgttgaagggcgaggccacgacaaacagcttctactttactaggatctacagccaccccttcttgagaaatcacatgtccaagaaacttaacttcttctaaccagaattcacacttgctcagcttagcgtacaattgatgttctcttaatttcccaagtgccaggcgaaggtgacaagcatgctcttccaaatctcgagaataaatcaaaatgtcgtcgagaaacaccaccacaaaagaatccaagaaaggccgaaacaccctattcattaaatccataaaagcagcaggggcattagctaacccaaaagacatcaccttaaattcataatgcccatacctcgtcctgaaagcagtcttgggcacgtccttatctcttattctcaactgatagtaccctgacctcaaatcaatcttcgaaaagatagccgctccctgaagttggtcaaacaaatcatcaattcttggtagaggatacttgttcttaatagtcactttgttaagctcccgataatctatacacattcggagagtaccatctttcttcttgacaaacaacacgggcgctccccacggtgaagtactaggctgaataaatcccttgtcgaccagttcttgcaattgagtcttcaactcttttaattcagccggtgccatgcgataaggtgctttatgcacaggagccgcaccaggttccaaatcaataacaaattccatatcgcgaacgggaggcaatccgggcaaatcatctacaaacacatcaggaaactcgcccacaactggaatatctactaacgacttcttctcagatgacgtagactcaacttggaccaaaaaagcatctgctccacgagctatatctctcctagcttgaattgctgatataattgttggttttgccttcaacttacttcccgcgaattccacataatcatcatccgagagttgaaaaccaattacccggcttctacaatcaatatttgctgaatatcgatatagccagtccattcccaaaattatatcaaatcccagtaacttgaatacaatcaaatctgcatccagcgtcctccctccaaaatccaaaggacagcccaaagcaactttagagcaccacaccatctcaccatttggaagtgccactactagagtttgcgataaaggctccgtgaccagattacacatccgtgcaaaagtggcagacacaaaagatcgagacgccccagaatcaaacaaagtacatgcatagaaatcatataggcgaactctacctgaagcaaacacatccaccagacaatcccaaataatccaaccataacaaatattaaatcaaattaaaatgattaaatgcataccagtaataacccccgcatcgtgggtctctggagctccgtaatccacatcaccaggggtcactgcataaacccgagcttgtaccaactgtctctggttgccccttccacctcgtcgacctcctcgcgctcctcgcgcttcttgccctccttgaacttgaccaggacactcccgagcaaagtgacccggctggctacatctaaaacactgaattcctctctggccacactcaccctcatgggctctattgcacctgttacaaactggagctcgacctccagcacgaacaccggtggtcgtctgtggacgggcactagtcctttgcacgaacttatgaggcgacccagaactactcccttcgccaaggtaactccgccttttctgacccggaggggaacctgctccaaaactgttttcccgctctgcaatgctggctaaatccactaactcttgaaagtccttaatccgaaggcaggccacttgtttacgtacctcatggcgcaaaccctccaggaagcgctcgacccgcaactcctccgtagtaatgaggtgaggagcgaaccgtccaagctccataaactttcttgcatattgctccacagtcatgccaccttggaccaaattattgaactcccgagccttttgccttctcactgaagcaggaaagaaccggtcatcgaactctttcttgaaacgctgccaagacacagcagccaaggaacccaactccatttctaataatgtccgcttggtctcccaccaatttgccgcttcaccttgcagcatataacttccatataataccatctgagcctccgtgcatccacaaacttcaaatgttctttccaaatcttgaatccacctcctagctcgcattgggtcctcctccccaatgaaggcaggggtcctatgcgttaggaagcgctcatagggacaccccacttgggctcctctacttgaatctccctgcggcggtcggaaattctgttgaagaaattctgtcattctatttaatgctcttgccatagcataatttccatcacctctaggtaactcatcttcaggcacctcagcttgccttcttggtctcaccataatcctgtcatagaacattctccaaccccgcttaaatccatataatttatactcaaccaaaaataaacaataattaaagcgataaataaaataatttaaataataacaattaacataaaatgacatagcaacaactcataatataaaataattaacttaacttaaatcactttaaaaaaaaaaattttttttttttttttaaaataataaaaatatttttctggtactatcctaaaggacatgtggttttacccagagccgaactgctctgataccacctgtggtgccccaatcccccttataaaaatacacagggatcgagacgccaggatggtgacaacacggtcacgcatcccaacgaagtgccagtgtgtgtgcatgcaacagtgttcaaataaaataacgcagcggatagtcaactaagtaccagaatttaattgcaatcaaacatcagtaaagatttaaatagcagttatacagtcatccataaaataatttacaatagtttaaaagctacaaacgagtgatcccagatcactcctcaggcggagccgcctcctcaggctcgccctcctcctcctcatcagcatcaaaatctgcgacaccacaaaatggtctcgcaggtaagtataacccaaacaacaacgtaatacaaaatgcattaaatgcaactaacatgcatgcacatgaaaacatgcatttttccacaaaacatcatttttccgaaaatgataaatttccaacacacaccaaaatctcattttgatccaaattatccgtaaaacattttcccagaaaatgatttacccaaaaaaatcaactcgcactattttcccagaaaatagtgcattaataccaaatgcaccatgcattatttccatatgcaccatggtctcccctatggaccatccgcacgtcctggcttcgcagcggtgctcagttccgcgcccagcgcgtacatggccaagcactcacactacgcaacgagcgatgcccagttccgcgcccagcgcgtacgtggccagacatcctctagtcctcgccagcagaaggaccacggagtcggcacgagaccatctcgtccgaacccattgtcgcccggcgacaatccaggggacgttactcagtatattccgctcccgagtaaccagaggagctccaccgagttaatgccccatctcggcttggggtcgtgatacacacgcaccaaaaatattaacacacaaaatcatagcttttcaaagcacatcaacatgaatgcaatacacgaaaacccagttttctttttacaaacatgatcatgcatgaaatgatgaaatgcacatgtaccaacacaacatccaaaccaacaaataccaatccaatcaaatccaaccaaacaactccaatcacaaatccatccgacccccgaactcctcggactcagtccggcatgccaaaaaaacacagtgaaatgggttagtgcaaaaatacatttaaattacgaaaattctttggagaaatacttacagtgcaatataataattttccgaggatcgcgaagttgaaaaaggcgacgtttgagcaacaccacagtgtaaaatacactgtggccgtgggtcacaattacccacttttcaacgaggacaaacgaagacccaagattgatagggtagggcctagggaggtcggtgaagctagtggtggtggtggtttgccgtgggtggcggcgcaaggggtggttttaggccaaaaaagtgcaaatcggagatggacttggtggggcttcaccggtgacggatcggagctagggttgggtccaatgggttgccaagaggccggggatgaagtggtaggaagatggtggccggaggtggcgcgacggcggcgaaatggaggaaagtgtgccgcggcgtcgtgggtttcgtgggcttcgtggaggctaacggcggcacgaacggcggtgatattggtggggtaggacggccggcggctggggagtctaatgggctgggcggtgacgaccaccgccggcggacggcggcactgggagtggacgatggaacgggcggaggagaggagaggagagagagagatcgcgcgggagaggaaaaaaataaggagaaaaagaaaaaagaggaaaagaaaaggagaggaaagaaaaagagggaaaaagaaatgaggtccaatcctcataacttgggtcacaaaaatgatccaatgaaacgattttaaaaccacaagttaaataaaataatttaaacgtaatggtaaagtcaaattgaaataattaaatcccacggtaattaatttaaatattaaaagtaatttaaatgcataataataaataaatatttggaaagcacataaaaataattttcaccaaataaaaatcatagaaataaactcactaaaatccgaccaattttaaaataagagaaattattttaattacataaaaataattccttcagtaaaaatacactaaaatacgtggtgttacaacaaaattaatattataacatataaagctttattttaatatctctgTTTCACATGTTGTATATATGTAGACAATTTAAACGTTGCAATGGATGCCGACATAGAATATTCAAATAATGAGTATGATGAGGTAGGAATTGATAAGGAGATTGGAGGTGATGAAACTATTGAAGAATCTACGGTTGGAATGCAATTTTCATCTGTAGAAGAAGTGCAAGCTTACTATATAAAGTATGGTAAGAAGAAGGGATTTGGGATATCCAAAAAGAATATTGGACAGGATGACGATGGGACGATAAAATGGTTTTGCTTGGCATGCGCGCGAGGAGGCACATCAAAGAGTGGGGCTGCCAATTTTatgaaaccaaaacaaacagGTAAAATGGGGTGTAAGGTTATGATTAATGCGGTATTCAATGATGAAGGTGAATATATTGTATCTAAAGTGATATTGGATTACACACACGCTTGTAGTCCTGGAAAAGCAAGACATTTCAGATGCTTTAAGAAAGTTGAAGCTCGTGTCGCTAAGAGACTTGAAATAAATGACAAGGTAGAAATAAGGTTGTCCAAAAATTTCAAGTATGTGGTTGTTGAGACGGGGGGTTATGAGAATGTAACATTCGGGGAGGAGGAGTGTCAAAACTATATTGACAAAGCACAACTTTGCCTCGGGGTTGGAGGTGGTGTAGCTCTATGTAATTATTTCGAAgatacgtaaaaaaaaaaattcggagttttattataaaatacacaTTGACAATGAGATGCAAttaaagaatgtgttttgggTAGATACCCGGAGTAGAGCGGTGTATGAATTATTCGAGGATGTGATTACATTTGATACCACATATCTGACTAATGCGTATAAAATGCATTTTGCACCGTTTGTGGGTGTGAAGCACCATGGGCAATCAATCCTACTCGGGTGCGGATTGATATCCAGTGAAGACGCAGATACATTTGAGTGGTTATTTCAGTCATGGTTGCAATGTATAAATCACCAATCGCCAACTGCAATCATCACAAACCAATACAAGACCATGAAAATTACAATCTCGAGGGCGTTTCCAACTTCTAAGCATCGATTCTGCTTGTGGCATATAATGAAAAAGTTACCTGAGAAATTTGGATCACATTGTTGATTTGAGGAAATCAAGAGTACTATACATATGTTCGTATATGACTCTTTCAGTCAGCATGATTTTGAGGAACATTGGTGCCATATGCTGGATACATATGATTTGCATGAGAACGCATGGTTAGTATCATTGTATTGTATAATGATTGGCATTTTTGGGTGCCGGCCTATATTAGAGACACATTCTGGGCATGAATGTCAACTACATAGCGAAATGAAGGAATGGATGCATTTTTCGACAACTATGTTCACTCTGGAACTACTCTGAAGTAATTTGTTGACCAGTATGATTTGGCCCTTAGGAGGAAAGTAGAGAATGAAGCATTTGCTAACTTTAACTCCTTTAACACAAACATTCCTTACACTAATTGCTATACTCTTTAGAAGTAATTTCAAAATGCATATACTCTTGCTAAATTCAAAGAAATACAAGAGGAATTGTgatgatttatatatttgacTATTAAGGAGATGGGGTGTGAGGGTGGTAGATATACGTTCATTGTTATGGATGAGATTCAAGTTGGTAATGACTTATTAAAACGTGTAACCTTTAATGTCAAAGTTGATCAAGATCCCCTTGATGTGAAATGCAGTTGCAGTTGGTGATATACTTTGTTTCCAATTATAGAATCATGTGCATGCATTTTCTATGTAATACTACTCCGCATACTAAGTTCTGAAACCTACAAACCTACAAGCTAGGCTAAAATAGCTATGGTAATACGAAATCTAAtttgtatggaaggaaaatcctaattattgcataaaaatgaaatacgtaacagaataatattaaaaaaatctagcGCAAATCGGAATCAAAATCATCTACAAAAGTGAAAGCGAAACATTtccataaaagacaaaaaaacttaaattgatGTTTCAAAAGGGAAAACGGCCAATTTTGGAGTTGAAATGGGGACCACAAGACATAGTGTGGTGACCGCGACATGTGTACTCACCTGTGTGTGGATACTAAGGGCAAGAAATAAAGCTCGCCAAGAAGGACAATTAGGGTATTACTTAACTCGCGCCCACCACCAGTGAGAAAGGAGGGCACGCCGACCACCCACATATTCATTTGTCACATGTCATAAATGCTATATCATCTGTTACATGAGTATGTCATGAGTTACATCTAAGTCACCCCAagagtcttttattttatcacaacCTCAAATGTTAAGATAGGGAATTATTTTAGTGAAACTTCCCTTATCCATGCTAGAATGTTAAATTGGATGTGGAATCCCTTGGTTGACAAGATACATTCAACAAACTTCGAATGAAACCTAAGTAACTAGTTATAACTGGAGTGAAGTTAGACACCCAACCCTAGTGGTGCCAACTATACGTTTAATAGTACTTCAAAAAAGTTACCTGGTTCTTAAACCGTGGTAATATATTATTAGCAAacaaacactacaagaaaactgcttatttgtggccaattaattccagcgaaatgactatttacagttaaaatgaggtcgttttggtcacaaatagtCTTTTCATCGCAATTAAATGGTCACAAAAgcccatttttcttgtagtgaaatgTTGTATATATAGGCACTATAATACATGGAAATGATGAGTCTATCGCTTCGCTTGTCATGTACTTCTTGCTGAATAAGACTAGCAATCAAAAACGAAGGACAAGATCAGCCAAATCAAGCTAAGGTTCTCTCGACTTTATGCACAAGAAATTTATTGGTTGAGTGGTCTAATTACCGTTGTTGACTTAAAGTGGAGGTCAAGGGAAGCAAATGTTTTCAATGgacatgtaacaccccgtatttcagtgtatttttactgaaggattatttttgactgttcaaaaatttatcctcttattttaaaattggttggatttttagtaagtttacttctatgattttaatttggtgaaaattaattttatgtgctttctaaatatttatttattgttatgcatttaaattgcttttaatatttaaattaattaccgtgggatttaattatttcaatttgactttaccattacgtttaaattattttatttaacttgtggttttaaaatcgtctccgttggatcttttttgtgacccaagttatgaggattggacctcatttcttttccctcttttttttctttccttcctttttcttttctttcttttctttttcttccttattttcctctccttcccgcgcgatctctctctctcctctcctccgccgtttccttcgtctcctcccagcgccgccgtcgcgccgccgtgcgcgacaccgcccagccgaccagctccccctccctccggcgacctcacctcccaaatctcagcccctacctcgccgccggtagcccacacgccccccacgaagccgcgggccaccttcacgccagcgccgccgtgagccggcggtggccctcaccgcccagcccattagcttccccagccgccggtgacctcaccccaccaacctcacctccatccgtgccgccgttaatcaccagtagctcttcgaagccgcggcactccttccgccgttgcgccgccgtcgcaccaccattggccaccatcttcctaccacttcatccccgacctcttggcaacccattggacccaaccccacctccgatccgtcaccggtgaagctccaccaactacatttccgatttgggcattttggtcttctaccgcccattccgccgccacccacggcaaaccaccaccaccattggcttcaccgacctccctaggccctaccctatcaatcttgggtcttcgtttgtcctcgttgaaaagtgggtatctgtgacccacggccacagtgtattttacactgtggtgttgctcagaaatcaccacttgcaacttcgagatcctccggaaattattatattgcactgtaagtattttccttaaagaactttcgtgatttaaatatatttttgcactaacgcatattatctgtgaattgggttgttttgccggactgagtccgaggagtttcgggggtcggatggattgtggacggagttgtgtttgtttgcattgtgaattgtggttgttggttatgacttgttcacgtacatcgcatattgcatgcatgatcatgtttataaagaaaactgggttttcgcatgattgcatacatgttcatgtatttattggatttggattttcatgtgagtaaaaggaaaagagactgtagggatggtggtaagcagggatggtggtagagtcccgcctgtgattcccgcctacagtgctctgttaagtatttagtgtgtgtaaaggaactgtagggatggtggtaagcagggatggtggtagagtcccgcctgtgattcccgcctacggtgcacgcggtagggatggtggtaagcagggatggtg includes:
- the LOC121236585 gene encoding uncharacterized protein LOC121236585 — protein: MDADIEYSNNEYDEVGIDKEIGGDETIEESTVGMQFSSVEEVQAYYIKYGKKKGFGISKKNIGQDDDGTIKWFCLACARGGTSKSGAANFMKPKQTGKMGCKVMINAVFNDEGEYIVSKVILDYTHACSPGKARHFRCFKKVEARVAKRLEINDKVEIRLSKNFKYVVVETGGYENVTFGEEECQNYIDKAQLCLGVGGGVALCNYFEDT